The nucleotide window CCAATATACTCTTTGATCTCAGGGGTGTTTAGGTGCCCTGATATAACTTTAAAGATTTTCTTAGAATCCTCAGCTATGTCTCTAAGATAGAGGATCTTCTCCCCATATCTTTCCAAAAGCTGGGCTATCCTCTGAAGAGATCCATTGAGCCTTCTTCTAACATAATATACGGTTCTAGACTGTTAATTTGAATATCGTGAAGTAGATAGTGATTTCCGTGCTGTGAAGAGGAAAAGCGATCGATTGAATCATCGTGTTAAGAGCCATCAGTCCAGACATGTCTTTTAGAAAACTTAGCCTATCTAAGGTCTTAAACTTAAGAATAGCTTCCTTCGCTTTTCCGCCTCTATCTCAAGCCTGACATTGAGTCCAAGTAGGTCTTCTTATTCTTATAATACCAATTTAGAACCTCTACTAGCGTGATCTCTAGGATAACGCTTTACAATATCTCAATCATTAACTTTCTCCACCACTTTCTTTGTATAGTCGCGCAGCCACTCTATCTGTGGTATATCTGTCTCGATATCATCTATATCCAGCTTTGCTTCGTGAAAGCCCCACACATGTAAACTGTATGCAGCATCCCACACACTCTTTACGCGATATTCGTTTAATATCCTTGCTATTCTTCTCACAGCCTTATCTAAGAGCCATGCAAACCATCTACCATATTCTCTTGCCCTAGCCGCTTCGGGCACGTTTAGCTGGTGTGCAAGCACCATGATGCACTCCTCGACGGCTTTATAAAGTTTTTCACTAGTCTGGATAGCGTCACCCTTCTCCACATATGCCTTCGCCTCATCTAGATGCTTCCTCGCTAGCTCTAGGCGTAGCTCAGCTTCCTCACTTGGATCCAACCTCAACTCTCTCAGAATAGCCTCATAGAGTATCGACTCTAGATCTAGACCTAGCTCCCCAGCCTTATCAATAACCTTCTTCGGAACTCTAATCGAGATTATCGAAAAGCTGCTCATCTCAGATCCATCTACATCCAACACCTATCCACCATTCCACTATTATATAAGTTCTTCACAGCTCTTTAACTCCTCGACCAGCTTCCTTCAACAGATATCTTCCCCGATGCCTAAAGACTGTTGTTTTTGATTTCTACTGGTTTATATATTTGATGTTAATTTCGTAAGTCCTTAGCACTATTAGATATGTAAATTCCATGTGCCCATCAAACCTCTCTTAGAAGCTTTGGAACGAGATCAAATATGCTAGGAGGAGACAACTCTTCGAAACCAAGAAAGTAGATCTTAAGATACGTATAAGGGGTTCTATGAGAGGTATAAGAAGCTAGTTGACACCGCTACTTTTCAGCAGGTTGTTAATAAGAATAATAAGGCTTGGAGATCATTCTTCTCATCGCTAAAGGCCAAGAAAGATAGTAGGCTTCGCCCCCAAGACTATCAAAGATGTTTCACCCCATTATCTATAATATGTATGATTAATTTCCTATAAAGTCTTCGGAGCAGAGGGACTGGCTCAAATAATAGTGGATTCGCCGCGAGTCTCTAGATTGTTTGAAGGTCCTAACTATTTTTTAATTATATAATAGTATGTTACACCGCCTTTTGCTCTAGTCCCTATTATACCCATCTTGATCA belongs to Sulfolobales archaeon and includes:
- a CDS encoding PaREP1 family protein — its product is MLDVDGSEMSSFSIISIRVPKKVIDKAGELGLDLESILYEAILRELRLDPSEEAELRLELARKHLDEAKAYVEKGDAIQTSEKLYKAVEECIMVLAHQLNVPEAARAREYGRWFAWLLDKAVRRIARILNEYRVKSVWDAAYSLHVWGFHEAKLDIDDIETDIPQIEWLRDYTKKVVEKVND